The Eurosta solidaginis isolate ZX-2024a chromosome 4, ASM4086904v1, whole genome shotgun sequence genome includes a window with the following:
- the LOC137250038 gene encoding uncharacterized protein, which yields MDEIAGQKVATEQLVRQEAQSAPVTKYFPICKIKELEHLEEKITTAKKDVYESAVSAILCNNMKNIKMLLNIDVINDLNMDGTHRKISLKSFPNFYSTLTGAIAKMPFKGLSP from the exons ATGGACGAAATTGCTGGTCAAAAAGTAGCCACTGAACAGCTGGTTCGTCAGGAAGCCCAAAGTGCTCCGGTCACCAAGTATTTTCCAATATGTAAAATAAAGGAATTAGAGCATTTGGAAGAAAAGATTACAACTGCCAAAAAAGATGTTTAT gaatctgcGGTGTCGGCTATTTTGTGCAATAACATGAAAAATATCAAAATGCTGTTAAATATTGATGTAATAAACGACTTGAACATGGATGGTACACATAGAAAAATTTCCCTAAAATCGTTCCCCAATTTTTACAGTACATTGACTG GAGCTATTGCTAAAATGCCTTTCAAAGGATTGTCGCCATAG